In the Pseudomonas orientalis genome, one interval contains:
- a CDS encoding methyl-accepting chemotaxis protein: MKWFYDLKISTKLISSFLVVLALTAAMGGFAILQLGAVNHAAQDIKGNWMPSMRAAAGMRFFAANYRLKENRHLATEIAEEKAQAEREAADARQQFETRMGTYEQLLSNDEDRQLLASVKSAWDAYLASSKQVLEFSRQNQEVQARGLLRGESKGHFDEVTSRLQKMVELNDAGATMAGDKGAALYENARLSIIAVLVAALLIGLGLAVFIARIISRPLRQAATAAEQLAEGNLSAHIEPGAKDETGMVLNAMRNMVGKLAHIIGEVRNAADNLASASEQVSATAQSMSQATSEQAASVEETSASVEQMSASINQNTENAKVTDGMASKAAKEATEGGESVQQTVVAMKKIAQRISIIDDIAYQTNLLALNAAIEAARAGEHGKGFAVVAAEVRKLAERSQVAAQEIGELSSSSVDMAEKAGKLLDEMVPSINKTSDLVQEISAASEEQAAGVGQINTAMTQLNQVTQQNASSSEELAATAEEMSSQAEQLQQAMSFFVLDSTPKAAIQNSSVDSPGSKPGRQPPRPKSPAPRKAFAYNMASAPDESDFTRF; the protein is encoded by the coding sequence ATGAAATGGTTCTACGATCTTAAAATTTCCACCAAGTTGATCAGCTCGTTCCTGGTGGTCCTGGCGCTCACTGCGGCCATGGGCGGCTTTGCCATCCTCCAGCTCGGTGCGGTCAACCATGCAGCCCAGGACATCAAGGGCAACTGGATGCCTTCCATGCGCGCAGCGGCAGGCATGCGTTTTTTTGCCGCCAACTATCGCTTGAAAGAAAACCGCCACCTCGCGACCGAGATCGCCGAGGAAAAGGCCCAGGCCGAACGTGAAGCCGCCGACGCGCGCCAACAGTTCGAAACCCGCATGGGCACCTATGAGCAGTTGCTGTCGAACGATGAAGATCGCCAACTGCTGGCCAGCGTGAAAAGCGCGTGGGACGCGTACCTGGCGAGCAGCAAGCAAGTGCTCGAGTTTTCCCGGCAGAACCAGGAAGTCCAGGCGCGCGGCTTGCTCAGGGGCGAGTCCAAGGGGCATTTCGATGAAGTGACCAGCCGCCTGCAAAAAATGGTCGAGCTCAATGACGCCGGCGCGACGATGGCGGGTGACAAGGGTGCGGCGCTGTACGAAAACGCACGCCTGTCCATCATCGCGGTACTGGTCGCGGCCTTGTTGATCGGCCTGGGCCTGGCGGTGTTCATCGCCCGGATTATTTCCCGGCCACTGAGGCAGGCCGCAACCGCCGCCGAACAATTGGCCGAAGGCAACCTCAGCGCCCACATCGAACCGGGTGCCAAGGATGAAACCGGCATGGTGCTCAACGCCATGCGCAACATGGTCGGTAAGCTCGCGCATATCATCGGCGAAGTGCGCAACGCCGCCGATAACCTTGCCAGCGCCTCCGAACAGGTCAGCGCCACCGCGCAGTCGATGAGCCAGGCCACTAGCGAGCAGGCCGCCAGTGTCGAGGAAACCAGCGCCTCGGTGGAACAGATGAGCGCCAGCATCAACCAGAACACCGAGAATGCCAAGGTCACCGATGGCATGGCGAGCAAGGCCGCCAAGGAAGCCACCGAAGGCGGCGAATCGGTACAGCAGACCGTGGTGGCGATGAAGAAAATCGCCCAACGCATCAGCATCATCGATGACATCGCCTACCAGACCAATCTGCTCGCCCTCAATGCCGCCATCGAGGCCGCTCGGGCCGGTGAGCACGGTAAAGGCTTCGCCGTGGTGGCCGCTGAAGTGCGCAAGCTGGCCGAGCGCAGCCAGGTCGCGGCCCAGGAAATCGGCGAGCTGTCGTCCAGCAGCGTGGACATGGCCGAGAAGGCCGGCAAGCTGCTTGACGAAATGGTGCCGTCCATCAACAAAACCTCCGACCTTGTGCAGGAGATCAGCGCCGCCTCCGAAGAGCAGGCCGCCGGTGTCGGGCAGATCAATACGGCGATGACCCAGCTCAACCAAGTGACCCAGCAAAATGCTTCGAGCAGCGAAGAACTGGCGGCCACGGCCGAAGAAATGAGCAGCCAGGCCGAGCAATTGCAACAAGCCATGAGCTTCTTCGTACTGGATTCAACCCCAAAAGCCGCGATTCAAAACAGCAGCGTCGACAGCCCCGGCAGCAAGCCCGGCCGTCAGCCACCGCGCCCGAAATCACCGGCACCGCGCAAGGCCTTCGCCTACAACATGGCCAGCGCACCTGACGAATCGGACTTCACCCGTTTCTGA